In Paenibacillus guangzhouensis, a single window of DNA contains:
- a CDS encoding ester cyclase: protein MSAEEVVREFFEKVRSGQEPDAAHRLMAERVLAHQLTSENEVTVERSPANYADHVREMLDAYGPFHLSIEAFIAQADRVYVRWRQSGIHIGEVDGYAPTHQPVIEIASAVYRVEHEKIVEYWIQIDREGIRIQMERNKSPL from the coding sequence ATGTCAGCTGAAGAAGTCGTACGTGAGTTTTTTGAAAAAGTTCGTTCGGGACAAGAACCGGATGCGGCACACCGTTTGATGGCGGAGCGCGTTCTGGCGCATCAGCTCACATCGGAAAATGAGGTAACCGTCGAGCGGTCACCAGCCAATTATGCGGATCATGTTCGTGAAATGTTAGATGCCTACGGACCATTCCATCTATCGATCGAGGCGTTCATCGCACAAGCGGATCGCGTATATGTACGATGGAGGCAATCCGGTATTCATATCGGTGAAGTAGACGGTTATGCGCCCACACATCAACCCGTCATCGAGATTGCAAGCGCCGTCTACCGTGTTGAGCATGAGAAGATCGTAGAATATTGGATACAAATTGATCGCGAAGGCATTCGGATTCAAATGGAGCGCAACAAGTCACCATTATGA
- a CDS encoding extracellular solute-binding protein produces MKELKFMTEFQYLQRVMDAKESFERAHPGVTIVIEQSTDHFDSKSAYESDEAPDIIESGGWSLFNNKDMFVDLNPYVAEVDGLEEDLYHGPMRVARHNGLLPGLPVDVSIPLIVYNKELFDRAGLAYPTEDLTWDEFIEVGKKLTIRNELGVASQFGFGIGVDIEWYEPFVFRNGGSYLSPNGSTARGYIDSPATIEAFRKVIDAYRMHGVIRKPDEPSEAGQLHEGFAMIFGFMWFTGDLIYHKIDDKFGVVGLPKMKIGDQSNMIYMGAAGVTSKSKNPRLAWEFLHHYIIERHSWPLPITHSQTKERGLTEHRLWSRYMEELDHVRPSGFYLSEKWNSSRQLINEDIHRMILEGVDVSKTLRSWTRFA; encoded by the coding sequence ATGAAAGAATTGAAGTTTATGACGGAGTTTCAATATTTACAAAGGGTGATGGATGCCAAGGAGTCATTTGAACGTGCCCACCCTGGCGTAACAATTGTCATTGAGCAATCGACAGATCATTTTGATTCGAAGAGCGCCTATGAATCCGATGAGGCGCCGGATATCATAGAGTCGGGAGGATGGTCGTTGTTCAACAATAAAGACATGTTCGTAGATCTAAATCCTTATGTCGCAGAAGTCGACGGACTTGAAGAGGATCTATACCATGGACCAATGAGGGTTGCGCGACACAACGGCTTGCTGCCAGGATTGCCGGTCGACGTCAGTATACCGCTAATTGTCTATAATAAGGAATTATTTGACCGCGCCGGACTGGCTTATCCAACCGAGGATTTGACATGGGATGAATTCATCGAGGTCGGTAAAAAGTTGACGATCCGTAATGAACTTGGCGTCGCTTCACAGTTCGGTTTTGGAATCGGTGTAGATATCGAGTGGTATGAGCCGTTTGTCTTCCGCAATGGTGGAAGCTATCTGTCTCCGAACGGTTCGACTGCTAGGGGGTATATCGATAGCCCGGCAACGATCGAGGCGTTCCGCAAAGTGATAGACGCGTATCGTATGCACGGAGTGATCCGTAAGCCGGACGAGCCTTCTGAAGCGGGTCAGCTTCATGAGGGATTCGCGATGATCTTCGGGTTTATGTGGTTTACAGGCGACTTGATCTATCACAAGATCGACGACAAGTTCGGGGTGGTTGGCCTGCCGAAAATGAAGATCGGCGATCAGTCGAACATGATCTATATGGGCGCGGCCGGAGTGACTTCGAAGTCGAAGAATCCTCGTCTTGCCTGGGAATTTCTGCATCATTATATCATCGAACGACATTCTTGGCCGCTTCCGATCACACATTCTCAAACGAAGGAACGAGGTCTAACTGAACACCGCCTTTGGTCGCGGTACATGGAGGAGCTCGACCACGTACGGCCAAGCGGGTTTTACCTCAGTGAGAAGTGGAATTCGTCACGTCAGCTCATTAACGAAGACATCCACAGGATGATTCTTGAAGGGGTTGATGTGTCCAAAACGCTGCGGTCTTGGACGAGATTCGCATAA
- a CDS encoding P-loop NTPase family protein → MTHLRSTKSKLIIVEGIPGSGKSTLAGFIHNFYASQNIASELFLEGDLRHPADYESVACMPYQELNKIRSKYPDVCHLIDPFVTMRGNDALIPYALAQQSALHQIPPSLYEELQHYEIYDGISVNQHCELIVERWKSFAHQQRDQESKVVFECCFFQNPGCALLARHDAGADRFIQHVLQIAEQIQQLNPILFYLKQSNVRETIDQVKTKRSQEWLDFVIWYHTEQEYGKNRGLHGYEGYLKFLEDRRELELQIIEQLPFQSYIIDNTEYDWENQQQMVQDILMKNI, encoded by the coding sequence GTGACACACTTACGATCTACGAAATCGAAATTAATAATCGTTGAAGGAATCCCTGGTTCAGGAAAATCGACGCTAGCCGGATTTATCCATAACTTCTACGCAAGCCAAAATATCGCATCCGAACTATTCTTAGAAGGGGACTTGCGTCACCCTGCGGACTATGAGTCGGTTGCCTGTATGCCGTACCAAGAGCTGAATAAGATCAGATCTAAATACCCTGATGTGTGTCATCTCATTGATCCATTCGTAACTATGAGAGGCAACGATGCGCTTATCCCCTATGCTCTTGCGCAGCAATCTGCTCTTCATCAAATTCCGCCCAGTTTATATGAGGAGCTTCAGCATTATGAAATCTACGATGGGATATCTGTAAACCAGCATTGCGAGTTGATCGTCGAGCGATGGAAGTCTTTTGCGCATCAGCAGCGTGACCAAGAATCCAAAGTCGTCTTTGAATGCTGTTTTTTCCAGAACCCTGGTTGCGCATTGCTCGCCCGACATGATGCAGGAGCTGATCGATTCATTCAGCATGTATTACAGATTGCGGAGCAAATTCAGCAGTTAAACCCTATATTGTTCTACTTGAAGCAAAGCAATGTCCGCGAGACAATTGATCAAGTTAAAACAAAGAGATCACAAGAATGGTTAGATTTTGTGATTTGGTATCATACAGAACAAGAATACGGAAAGAATAGGGGACTTCACGGATACGAAGGATACTTGAAGTTCCTTGAAGATCGACGCGAGCTAGAATTGCAAATCATTGAGCAGCTTCCGTTTCAATCCTATATCATCGATAACACCGAGTATGATTGGGAGAATCAGCAACAGATGGTTCAGGATATCCTCATGAAGAACATTTAG
- a CDS encoding RNA polymerase sigma factor, with amino-acid sequence MAFKAEDRVSTANKASLDGVASFDRDQSLVERAQQGDTEAFGELIEQHRDKARSLAERLTGDPHMADDVVQDALIRAFMHMGTLVDTSRFLPWFYRIVRNQANMRFRRGGPHRNERPFVSITSQGEHGSQVDWEDLDSILYHLAGKASDAAMREQDPAEHLLRKEIYETIHALLHCLNRKERDIFKAYFFRQLSPDEIADMYRMTTGSVYTYIHRSRQKLRKEHIRVSLGLMPEKKGGSGLYKHQRLDWRPWQTESPVLSTFVNSVGQMLASIGDRREAADLMGLSTFAFRMKISDKTTFADGIYVFDWKASLQGLMRELGYEISILCGQLVDSPIPLLGAVERFPIVLRMEEAVLPFIRRHIDAGKPVLYFDTLVTRPFVHEWSIIYGYDDREKVIHLTDPIRSEGKVLSYDDVTDNPVRFLAGIECKLEQVERAAGKQQSEISAREQALRTIRFAIAYAKHGCEYRPRTSYLSYTSGLAAYDRWIGHLRNPHIAPNRYGMGQLSAVYAESKHYAALYLRGVPLVGEAMRMALLASEAYEQAGDAMAELCNLVPFIRTSEILSTDMREVCAQQLDKAKAFESAAVGYLEKIIAFMAREEGSGQ; translated from the coding sequence ATGGCATTCAAAGCAGAGGATAGGGTAAGTACAGCTAACAAGGCTTCATTAGATGGGGTAGCGTCCTTCGATCGGGATCAATCGCTGGTGGAGCGTGCGCAGCAAGGAGACACCGAGGCGTTCGGCGAATTAATTGAACAGCATCGCGACAAAGCACGCAGCTTAGCGGAGAGGCTGACAGGGGATCCCCACATGGCTGACGACGTCGTACAGGATGCGCTTATACGTGCATTCATGCATATGGGTACACTCGTCGATACGAGTCGTTTTCTCCCTTGGTTTTACCGTATCGTTCGTAATCAAGCGAACATGCGGTTTCGCCGTGGCGGACCGCACCGGAATGAACGGCCATTCGTTTCTATCACCTCTCAAGGAGAACATGGCTCTCAGGTAGACTGGGAGGACCTGGACAGTATTCTCTATCATTTAGCAGGTAAGGCGTCAGATGCCGCGATGAGAGAGCAGGACCCGGCGGAACACCTTTTGCGCAAGGAAATTTACGAAACGATTCATGCGCTGCTGCATTGCTTGAACCGTAAAGAGCGAGATATTTTTAAAGCTTATTTTTTTCGCCAGTTGAGTCCAGATGAGATCGCCGACATGTATCGCATGACGACTGGCTCGGTCTACACGTATATCCACCGCTCTCGTCAAAAGCTCCGAAAGGAGCATATTCGCGTCTCTTTAGGCCTTATGCCTGAGAAGAAGGGAGGAAGCGGATTGTACAAACATCAACGACTTGATTGGCGGCCATGGCAAACGGAGTCTCCAGTTTTGTCGACGTTCGTGAATAGCGTTGGGCAAATGCTTGCGTCAATTGGCGACCGACGGGAAGCAGCAGATCTCATGGGATTGTCCACCTTCGCATTCCGCATGAAGATCTCGGATAAGACAACATTCGCTGACGGCATCTACGTGTTTGATTGGAAAGCCTCGCTGCAGGGACTAATGAGGGAGCTCGGTTATGAGATCTCGATACTATGCGGTCAATTGGTAGACTCGCCCATTCCGCTGCTCGGGGCGGTGGAGCGATTCCCAATCGTGCTCCGGATGGAGGAGGCGGTACTACCCTTTATTCGCAGACACATCGACGCCGGGAAGCCGGTTCTGTACTTTGACACGTTGGTTACCAGGCCGTTTGTGCACGAGTGGTCGATTATCTATGGCTACGATGATCGTGAAAAAGTTATTCATCTCACCGATCCGATTCGGTCGGAAGGCAAAGTGCTCTCGTACGACGATGTGACTGACAATCCTGTCCGGTTCTTAGCTGGTATTGAATGTAAGTTGGAGCAAGTCGAAAGAGCAGCTGGGAAGCAACAAAGTGAGATATCAGCGCGAGAACAAGCACTGCGGACAATCCGGTTCGCTATCGCTTATGCCAAGCACGGCTGCGAGTATCGACCACGCACTTCGTACTTGAGTTACACGTCCGGATTGGCGGCATATGACCGCTGGATAGGTCATCTTCGTAACCCGCATATTGCGCCGAACCGTTATGGGATGGGGCAGCTATCCGCAGTATATGCTGAATCGAAGCATTATGCGGCGCTTTACCTACGAGGCGTACCGCTTGTAGGTGAGGCAATGCGGATGGCCTTGCTGGCTTCAGAAGCCTATGAGCAGGCCGGGGATGCGATGGCTGAACTTTGCAACCTTGTGCCGTTCATCCGGACGTCGGAGATTCTATCTACAGACATGCGTGAAGTTTGCGCTCAGCAGTTAGACAAAGCCAAGGCCTTCGAAAGCGCCGCGGTTGGTTATCTGGAGAAAATAATAGCCTTCATGGCACGGGAAGAGGGAAGCGGACAATGA
- a CDS encoding sigma-70 family RNA polymerase sigma factor translates to MNERKLLISLKRKKRGALDEAITIYTGYVATIVYNLIGNMMSKEDMEEVISDVFISLWNHSDKLDERRHSIKGYLGAIARNTSKNKLRGLNSDLSINEYEMLFSEVDFVEEIEQKERAALLFTAIDSMEEPEREIFKRYYFGDEKVGNIAKDMKMTVSSIKIKLFRGRKNLKMNLIEKGYEYEN, encoded by the coding sequence ATGAATGAACGTAAACTTCTAATCAGTTTAAAGAGGAAGAAAAGAGGCGCTCTCGATGAAGCCATAACCATCTATACCGGCTATGTCGCCACGATCGTGTATAACCTGATTGGGAACATGATGTCAAAAGAAGATATGGAAGAAGTGATTTCCGATGTATTTATATCCCTGTGGAATCATTCGGATAAGTTAGATGAACGTCGCCACAGCATTAAGGGGTATCTGGGTGCGATTGCTCGGAATACCTCAAAAAATAAACTCAGAGGGCTGAATTCCGATTTAAGCATCAATGAATATGAAATGCTATTTTCAGAAGTCGATTTTGTTGAAGAAATAGAACAAAAAGAGAGAGCGGCACTTCTTTTTACAGCGATAGACAGCATGGAGGAACCTGAAAGAGAAATTTTTAAACGTTATTATTTTGGCGATGAGAAGGTAGGCAATATTGCCAAAGATATGAAAATGACCGTTTCTTCCATCAAAATAAAGCTGTTCAGAGGACGGAAGAATTTAAAGATGAATCTGATCGAAAAGGGGTACGAATATGAAAATTAA
- a CDS encoding esterase-like activity of phytase family protein, which produces MNKKWMMTAAAVLILANTSIASAADLEDSTNDTIKYSNNGQTIIPSTPAVNLDSKLYLPIRALSEVSGKYVDWDEFRSRVALSDKPVLTGKYELKARNLADGIKMGVGSSLTHIPGDPENVFYSTADRGPNGQIEVDGKSRRTFPLQDYVPTIYKIKIENGEIKILEEFPLKLNGVNPVTGKSTISGLPNIDGRDEVPYDAKAEKKLKYDPYGLDIEGIAYNSKDDTFWISDEYGPSIVHVKRDGTIIERIVPQGWAAQVQTPLVPARKKLPAVYNKLRQNRGAESVGITPDGKYMFMAMQNALRNPDKAMDNSRQVRIIKFDLATLHPVAEYVYVLEDASPYTGLAQGDIVLSDMVAINENTLLIDERDKFSGDKAQLKRIFEVDLSDATNVLGKYDDASLAGQTLEQMSQQDLKAQAILPVSKRTVLDAVEFKFPYEKIEGVSLVNGNTLVIINDNDFGIDSTTPANGTELWTFKLPYTIK; this is translated from the coding sequence ATGAATAAAAAATGGATGATGACAGCAGCAGCCGTACTGATACTTGCGAATACGAGCATTGCAAGCGCAGCAGATCTGGAGGATTCGACGAACGATACAATCAAGTACTCCAACAATGGTCAGACGATTATACCATCAACGCCAGCGGTTAACCTCGACAGTAAACTCTATCTACCGATTCGTGCATTAAGTGAAGTGTCAGGCAAATATGTTGATTGGGACGAGTTCCGCAGCCGTGTCGCATTATCGGACAAGCCCGTCTTGACTGGAAAGTATGAACTAAAAGCGCGTAACTTGGCAGACGGCATCAAAATGGGCGTCGGCTCCTCATTGACGCATATCCCTGGCGACCCGGAGAATGTGTTCTATTCCACTGCGGATCGTGGACCTAACGGACAGATTGAGGTCGATGGGAAATCTCGCCGTACGTTTCCGTTACAAGACTATGTACCTACCATTTATAAAATTAAAATCGAAAATGGTGAAATCAAGATTCTTGAGGAATTCCCGCTGAAGCTGAACGGCGTGAATCCTGTGACAGGCAAATCAACGATTTCCGGCTTGCCGAATATTGATGGACGCGATGAAGTGCCATACGATGCAAAAGCTGAGAAAAAACTCAAATATGATCCGTACGGTCTGGATATCGAAGGGATCGCTTATAATTCGAAAGACGATACGTTCTGGATCTCTGATGAATACGGCCCGTCAATCGTTCACGTCAAGCGAGACGGAACGATCATTGAACGCATCGTGCCACAAGGCTGGGCTGCTCAAGTACAGACACCGCTCGTCCCAGCACGCAAGAAGCTCCCAGCAGTGTATAACAAACTTCGCCAAAATCGTGGTGCAGAGTCCGTAGGCATCACGCCGGACGGAAAATACATGTTCATGGCGATGCAGAATGCCTTGCGTAATCCAGACAAAGCGATGGACAACTCCCGTCAAGTACGTATCATCAAGTTCGATCTAGCGACACTACATCCCGTAGCAGAATATGTCTACGTATTGGAGGATGCCTCACCATACACTGGCCTGGCACAAGGAGATATCGTTCTGTCCGACATGGTAGCCATCAATGAGAACACGTTACTAATCGACGAACGAGACAAATTCTCCGGCGATAAAGCACAATTGAAGCGTATCTTCGAAGTTGACTTATCGGATGCAACGAACGTACTCGGCAAGTATGATGATGCCTCGCTGGCTGGCCAAACACTTGAGCAAATGAGTCAACAAGATCTGAAAGCTCAGGCAATATTGCCTGTATCGAAACGCACGGTGTTGGATGCGGTTGAGTTCAAATTCCCGTATGAGAAAATCGAAGGCGTGTCGCTCGTAAACGGCAATACATTGGTTATAATCAATGACAACGACTTTGGAATCGACAGCACCACTCCAGCTAACGGCACGGAGTTATGGACATTTAAGCTGCCGTATACAATCAAGTAA
- a CDS encoding AAA family ATPase translates to MLYIFSGLPGTGKSTLSAALAQELRATYLRVDVVEQAMRVAGTWVDGPAGYIVCYELASQNLRLGLDVIADTVNPIHVTRQGWREVAESLDLPYVEIEVICSDEREHRYRIETRTSDIPNFVLPTWEKVISRDYDVWDRDHLVIDTAHHTVAESLTMLREQLNKTR, encoded by the coding sequence ATGCTATATATCTTTAGCGGGTTACCGGGTACCGGGAAGTCTACGTTATCAGCTGCTCTGGCCCAAGAGTTAAGGGCGACGTATCTTCGGGTCGACGTTGTGGAGCAAGCGATGCGAGTAGCCGGCACTTGGGTGGATGGACCAGCAGGATACATCGTGTGTTACGAGCTTGCGTCGCAGAATCTTCGGCTGGGTCTCGACGTGATTGCAGACACGGTCAACCCCATTCATGTGACGCGCCAAGGCTGGCGCGAAGTGGCGGAATCCCTCGATTTACCTTATGTAGAAATCGAAGTGATTTGCTCCGATGAACGCGAACACAGGTATCGGATCGAGACACGTACCTCCGATATTCCCAACTTTGTTCTACCCACATGGGAGAAGGTTATATCTCGAGATTACGACGTCTGGGACCGAGACCACCTTGTCATCGACACGGCCCATCATACCGTTGCTGAGAGCCTGACGATGTTGCGTGAACAATTAAATAAAACGCGCTAG
- a CDS encoding stalk domain-containing protein: protein MKIKLNKFFVKAESKARTIDHMIYEETLNLTGITSNDIKRRVNQRLNTKPQEKRMYMRYRLTKFAIVTTAILTLGAGSVFATSHIDLLKEFFVGDTKILQKEIQKPNTNMQNEEYKVTLEQVLADPHEAIIVFSVEGLTTEAINELETNSMFLFESNMKLETTPGSETKTNGYEHTTLEGSNSFNKRYFAFEVHSIDNPKQEPMRLYLNKAKSPELFITVPMNSNIPTFDFQMKQEAEANGKKYTLERMSINSISMVVDSRGWNGIEGALPPEIFFRMANGTIKTKNQLVNPFKSSSSILTADHEGIYRFYFRFKEIINIDDIQSVIIDQMEYPLHRKVEPKPVVIDGKLHRFTSRIIKHEKSEKYGPLMSVDEVSKGLGAEYSWDQQNAKLIFTYRGTTLELVAGGNKAIVNGQETPLQDFEGVYMQNGELSLSPNLLEKYFDIEYSLQYATKMWIVSP from the coding sequence ATGAAAATTAAGCTAAACAAGTTTTTTGTCAAAGCTGAATCCAAAGCTCGTACGATTGATCATATGATCTATGAAGAAACCCTGAATCTCACAGGAATAACCTCTAACGATATTAAGCGCAGAGTTAATCAACGATTGAATACTAAACCACAAGAAAAGAGAATGTACATGAGATATAGATTAACCAAATTTGCAATCGTTACAACGGCTATTTTAACATTGGGCGCAGGGTCGGTTTTCGCTACGAGTCATATTGATTTACTGAAAGAGTTTTTTGTGGGAGATACGAAAATATTACAAAAAGAGATACAGAAGCCAAATACAAACATGCAAAATGAAGAATATAAGGTGACGCTGGAACAAGTGCTGGCAGATCCGCACGAGGCGATCATCGTATTCTCTGTCGAAGGTTTAACAACGGAAGCCATAAATGAGCTAGAAACAAATTCGATGTTTTTATTTGAGAGTAATATGAAATTAGAGACAACGCCGGGGTCCGAAACGAAAACGAATGGCTATGAACATACGACCTTGGAGGGAAGTAATTCATTTAACAAAAGGTATTTTGCTTTTGAAGTGCATTCGATCGATAATCCCAAACAAGAGCCTATGAGGTTATACTTGAATAAAGCGAAATCGCCGGAACTATTTATTACAGTCCCAATGAATAGTAATATTCCAACGTTTGATTTTCAAATGAAACAGGAAGCCGAGGCGAACGGGAAGAAATATACTTTAGAGCGTATGAGCATCAACAGTATCAGTATGGTTGTCGATTCGAGAGGCTGGAACGGTATAGAAGGAGCCTTACCGCCTGAAATATTTTTCAGAATGGCAAACGGTACGATTAAAACAAAGAATCAATTGGTTAATCCATTCAAATCTTCAAGTTCTATCCTGACTGCAGATCATGAAGGGATATACCGCTTTTATTTCAGATTTAAGGAGATTATAAATATAGACGATATTCAATCCGTTATTATTGATCAAATGGAATACCCATTACACCGTAAGGTTGAGCCCAAACCGGTCGTGATCGATGGAAAATTGCATCGCTTTACAAGCAGAATTATTAAACACGAAAAATCGGAAAAATATGGCCCATTAATGTCGGTAGATGAAGTTAGTAAAGGATTAGGAGCGGAATATTCATGGGATCAACAGAATGCTAAACTGATATTTACTTATAGGGGCACGACGTTAGAATTAGTAGCGGGTGGCAATAAGGCTATTGTCAACGGACAAGAAACGCCATTACAAGATTTCGAAGGCGTCTATATGCAAAATGGAGAATTGAGTCTATCGCCAAATCTGCTAGAAAAATACTTTGATATTGAGTATTCACTGCAATACGCTACAAAAATGTGGATTGTTTCACCATAA
- a CDS encoding SRPBCC family protein: MSNTLTLDFQYASSIEKVWSALTDSNKLAKWVVNNQTGVPMENDFKPVVGHRFQFRTQPSEWWNGIIEGEVLVVEEPNRLSYTWESGEKHTVTWTLQTLEDGKVNLHLEQSGISNEQALAGAKYGWSNWFKGFEQALA; encoded by the coding sequence ATGAGCAATACATTAACATTAGATTTTCAATATGCGTCGTCGATCGAGAAGGTGTGGTCGGCTTTAACCGATTCCAATAAGCTGGCGAAATGGGTCGTCAACAATCAGACCGGTGTGCCGATGGAAAATGATTTCAAACCTGTCGTTGGTCATCGTTTTCAGTTCCGCACGCAGCCGAGCGAATGGTGGAATGGCATTATTGAAGGTGAAGTGCTGGTCGTAGAAGAACCTAACCGGTTATCTTATACGTGGGAGAGCGGAGAGAAGCATACGGTCACTTGGACGCTGCAGACTTTAGAGGACGGCAAGGTGAATCTTCATCTCGAACAGTCCGGCATCTCCAACGAGCAAGCTCTTGCAGGTGCGAAGTATGGCTGGAGCAATTGGTTCAAAGGATTTGAACAGGCGTTGGCGTAA
- a CDS encoding ATP-binding cassette domain-containing protein produces MSDMNQEYIVISAARENNLKNVSLRIPKRKITIFTGVSGSGKSSIVFDTIAAESSRLLNENFSMFVRTFLPSYPQPDADAIENLSMAVIVDQKRLGGGSHSTMGTITDISPILRLLFSRMGQPHVGHASKFSFNDPHGMCPECNGIGRRLGVDMRKALDMSKSLNEGAIMLPDYAVNSFEWTNIVQSGSYDLDKKLSDFPKEELDELLYGKAKKIQVQFGGKTINITVEGFIEKFTNKYIKRDVKTMSERTQKAVAPFITEGPCTSCHGARLNQAALNCKINGRNIAEMSSMEVGELIQVVQEINDPVAAPIIKSLKERLQHLVDIGLDYLTLDRETDTLSGGESQRVKMVKHLSGSLVDVTYIFDEPSVGLHPRDVHRLNELLVKLRDKGNTVIVVEHDPDVIKVADHIVDVGPYAGSRGGTIVFEGDYEGLLAADTLTGNHMKRQLYLKQDSRKPLGKLHIKDATLHNLQNVSVDIPTGVLTVVTGVAGSGKSTLINDVFLSQHADAIVIDQSAVGVSTRSNPATYTGIMDDVRKAFASANKVNQGLFSFNSKGACENCQGLGVVYTDLSFFESVKMPCEVCGGKRFKEEVLEYKLNGKSIAEVLEMTVEQALEFFKLKEVVRKLQAMSDVGLNYITLGQPLSTLSGGECQRIKLASELHKEGSIYVMDEPTTGLHMSDIGHLMQIMNRLVDAGNTVIVIEHNLEVISQADWIIDMGPDGGSKGGQVVFEGKPSQIIQVEQSITGKYLK; encoded by the coding sequence ATGAGCGACATGAATCAAGAATATATCGTCATCTCGGCTGCGCGGGAGAACAATCTTAAGAACGTATCGCTGCGCATTCCTAAGCGGAAGATTACGATCTTCACCGGGGTATCCGGATCCGGCAAGTCATCGATCGTCTTCGATACGATTGCCGCTGAATCTAGCCGTCTGCTGAACGAGAACTTCAGCATGTTCGTGCGCACGTTCCTGCCGAGCTATCCGCAACCAGACGCGGACGCAATCGAGAACCTGAGCATGGCAGTCATTGTCGACCAGAAGCGATTAGGCGGCGGTTCGCATTCGACGATGGGCACGATTACCGATATTTCTCCTATTCTTCGCCTGCTCTTCTCTCGCATGGGTCAGCCACATGTTGGGCATGCTAGCAAGTTCTCGTTCAATGACCCGCATGGGATGTGTCCCGAGTGCAACGGCATCGGCCGCAGACTAGGCGTCGACATGCGCAAGGCGCTAGATATGTCCAAATCGCTCAATGAAGGAGCGATCATGCTGCCGGACTATGCGGTGAATAGCTTCGAATGGACGAATATCGTGCAATCGGGCTCCTATGATCTCGATAAGAAACTGAGCGATTTCCCCAAAGAAGAGCTGGACGAACTGCTGTACGGCAAAGCGAAGAAGATCCAGGTACAGTTCGGCGGGAAGACCATCAATATTACCGTGGAAGGTTTCATTGAGAAATTTACGAATAAGTACATCAAACGGGATGTCAAGACGATGTCCGAGCGCACACAAAAAGCGGTTGCGCCGTTCATAACGGAAGGTCCTTGTACCAGCTGTCACGGTGCAAGGCTCAATCAAGCCGCGCTCAACTGCAAAATCAATGGACGCAATATTGCGGAGATGTCCTCGATGGAAGTCGGCGAGCTCATTCAGGTCGTTCAAGAGATCAACGATCCTGTTGCCGCGCCGATCATCAAGTCGCTTAAAGAACGATTGCAGCATCTGGTAGATATCGGACTGGATTATCTTACATTGGATCGCGAGACGGATACCTTGTCCGGCGGCGAATCGCAGCGCGTGAAGATGGTGAAGCATCTGAGCGGCAGCCTGGTAGATGTCACCTACATTTTCGACGAGCCTAGCGTTGGTCTGCACCCTCGCGATGTTCATCGGTTGAACGAATTACTGGTAAAATTGCGAGATAAAGGCAATACCGTTATCGTCGTCGAGCATGACCCTGATGTCATCAAAGTGGCGGACCATATCGTGGATGTCGGTCCTTACGCCGGCAGTCGTGGCGGTACGATCGTATTCGAAGGCGATTATGAAGGGCTGCTGGCAGCCGATACGCTGACGGGCAATCATATGAAGCGGCAGCTCTATTTGAAGCAGGATAGCAGGAAGCCGTTGGGCAAGCTGCATATCAAGGATGCAACATTGCATAATCTTCAGAACGTAAGTGTAGATATTCCGACCGGCGTGCTGACCGTCGTAACCGGTGTAGCAGGCTCCGGCAAAAGTACATTGATCAACGACGTATTCCTCAGCCAGCATGCGGATGCGATCGTCATCGACCAATCGGCCGTAGGCGTATCCACACGCTCGAATCCCGCGACCTACACGGGCATCATGGACGATGTGCGCAAAGCATTTGCTTCCGCGAATAAAGTGAACCAAGGTCTATTCAGCTTCAACTCTAAAGGAGCTTGCGAGAACTGCCAAGGTCTCGGTGTCGTGTATACAGACCTCTCCTTCTTCGAGAGCGTGAAGATGCCGTGCGAAGTCTGCGGCGGGAAACGATTCAAGGAAGAGGTGCTCGAGTACAAGCTGAACGGCAAATCTATTGCCGAAGTGCTGGAGATGACCGTGGAGCAGGCATTGGAGTTCTTCAAGCTGAAAGAAGTCGTGCGGAAGCTGCAGGCGATGAGCGATGTGGGCCTGAACTATATTACCCTAGGGCAACCGCTCAGCACACTATCCGGCGGGGAATGCCAGCGCATCAAGCTGGCCAGCGAACTGCACAAAGAGGGCAGTATCTACGTGATGGACGAGCCGACGACAGGACTCCATATGTCGGACATCGGTCATCTGATGCAGATTATGAACCGTCTCGTGGATGCGGGCAACACGGTCATCGTCATCGAACACAATCTCGAAGTCATCAGCCAAGCGGACTGGATTATCGATATGGGCCCGGACGGTGGCAGCAAAGGCGGCCAGGTGGTATTCGAAGGCAAACCTTCGCAGATTATCCAAGTGGAGCAATCGATCACGGGCAAATACTTGAAGTAA